One genomic segment of Thermodesulfobacterium sp. TA1 includes these proteins:
- a CDS encoding 16S rRNA (uracil(1498)-N(3))-methyltransferase, whose amino-acid sequence MFDPIKTYCIISSMNLQGGNRFFFEFSGEEGFLSEEESFHLVKVLRKHQGDKILLINGKGKEFEAKYKEIIKNGKSFKVKVKILRLTREEKQRAPKIIGILPILKGDKTEWLVEKSTELGVEVFVPFYSTFSVAKPSKNLIPRLINKAKQALKQSGRLFMPEILSPVELNTFLKDFPWRDSLKLVGGLGSSLNIENLKTEIKKAHTIVFITGPEGGFEKTEEDMLNEIGFLRICLSPYILRAETAFLALASIIGFLTLSLGLKG is encoded by the coding sequence ATGTTTGACCCCATCAAAACTTATTGTATTATAAGTTCTATGAACCTTCAAGGTGGAAATAGGTTTTTTTTCGAATTTTCAGGAGAAGAAGGGTTTCTTTCAGAAGAAGAAAGTTTTCATTTGGTTAAGGTTTTAAGAAAACATCAAGGAGACAAAATTCTCTTAATAAACGGAAAAGGGAAAGAGTTTGAGGCTAAATACAAAGAGATTATCAAAAACGGAAAAAGTTTTAAGGTTAAGGTAAAAATCTTAAGGCTTACAAGAGAAGAAAAACAAAGAGCCCCTAAAATAATAGGTATTTTACCTATCTTAAAAGGGGACAAAACCGAATGGTTGGTAGAAAAAAGTACAGAGCTTGGGGTAGAAGTTTTTGTGCCTTTTTATAGCACGTTTAGTGTAGCTAAGCCTTCTAAAAATCTCATACCTCGCCTTATAAATAAGGCTAAACAAGCTTTAAAACAGTCGGGAAGACTTTTTATGCCTGAAATACTTTCTCCGGTAGAACTAAACACTTTTTTAAAAGATTTTCCTTGGAGAGACAGTTTAAAATTAGTAGGAGGGTTAGGTTCTTCTCTTAATATAGAAAACTTAAAAACTGAAATCAAAAAAGCCCATACCATCGTGTTTATAACCGGACCAGAAGGTGGTTTTGAAAAAACTGAAGAGGACATGCTTAATGAGATTGGGTTTTTACGTATATGTCTTTCTCCTTATATCCTAAGAGCAGAAACCGCCTTTTTGGCCTTAGCAAGTATTATAGGTTTTTTAACCTTATCTTTGGGATTAAAAGGTTGA
- the aprA gene encoding adenylyl-sulfate reductase subunit alpha: protein MPKIWSYNAGLACAEPEIVEKETDILFVGGGMAACGAAVEAVQWAKPAGLRIILCDKAAMERSGAVAMGLSAINTYIGENKPDDYVRMVRCDLMGIVREDLVFDVGRHVDDTVICFEEWGLPIWKKDPNTGKTLDGAEAKAKGLTLKNGAQPVRSGRWQIMINGESYKVIVAEAAKNALASYDKAEIIERCFIVRPLLDANDKGRCAGAVGFSVRENKIYIIKAKATLLSTGGAVNVFRPRSIDEGKGRAWYPVWNPGTGYAMCAMTGAKLVLMENRFIPARFKDGYGPVGAWFLLFKARATNAFGEDYVAKHKDELKKFAPYGEASHIGTCLRNHAMLIEMEQGRGPIYMHTEWALQEAAEKMDKKEFKHLIAEAWEDFLDMCVTQAGLWACLNIEPEKLPSEIMPTEPYLLGSHAGCAGAWVCGPNEDWVPEEYKAPWKEIGLYNRMTTIKGLFCAGDTVGASGHKFSSGSHVEGRIAAKAMVQYCLDNKDYTPTIKETPEELKKEIYAPWYRFEEFKNASTHYEINPNYLIPRHIQARLMKIMDEYVAGTSTFYKTNKVMLERGLDLLRMLKEDMEYAAARDLHELMRAWENRHRVWTAEAHLLHILFREETRYPGYFYRTDFLALDDANWRCFTLSSWNPETKEWTLETYPYVQIIPDPLGP from the coding sequence ATGCCTAAGATTTGGTCTTATAATGCTGGTTTGGCTTGTGCAGAACCTGAAATAGTAGAAAAAGAGACAGATATTTTATTTGTTGGCGGCGGAATGGCTGCTTGTGGTGCCGCTGTTGAGGCTGTCCAGTGGGCTAAGCCTGCTGGTTTAAGGATTATTCTTTGTGATAAGGCTGCTATGGAAAGGTCTGGTGCTGTGGCTATGGGTCTTTCTGCTATTAATACTTACATAGGAGAAAACAAACCTGATGACTATGTTAGAATGGTCCGCTGCGACTTGATGGGTATTGTTCGTGAAGACTTAGTTTTTGATGTTGGTCGTCATGTAGATGATACTGTTATTTGTTTTGAGGAGTGGGGTCTTCCTATTTGGAAAAAAGATCCTAACACCGGTAAGACCTTGGATGGAGCTGAAGCCAAGGCTAAGGGATTAACCTTAAAGAATGGAGCTCAACCTGTTCGTTCTGGTCGTTGGCAGATAATGATTAACGGAGAATCTTATAAGGTTATCGTGGCTGAGGCTGCCAAAAATGCTCTTGCCAGCTATGATAAGGCTGAGATTATAGAAAGATGCTTTATCGTAAGACCTTTATTAGATGCTAACGACAAGGGTCGTTGTGCTGGTGCTGTTGGATTTTCTGTTAGGGAAAACAAGATTTATATCATCAAGGCTAAGGCCACTCTTCTTTCCACAGGTGGTGCCGTTAATGTTTTCCGTCCTAGGTCTATAGATGAAGGTAAAGGACGTGCTTGGTATCCTGTATGGAACCCTGGAACTGGTTATGCTATGTGTGCTATGACTGGTGCTAAGCTTGTTCTTATGGAAAACAGATTTATCCCTGCTCGTTTCAAGGATGGTTATGGTCCTGTAGGTGCCTGGTTCTTGCTCTTCAAGGCTAGGGCTACTAACGCTTTTGGTGAAGACTATGTAGCTAAACATAAAGACGAACTTAAGAAATTTGCTCCTTATGGAGAGGCATCTCATATCGGTACCTGTTTAAGAAACCATGCTATGCTTATTGAAATGGAACAGGGTCGTGGTCCTATCTATATGCACACTGAATGGGCTCTTCAGGAAGCTGCCGAAAAGATGGATAAAAAAGAGTTCAAACACCTTATCGCTGAGGCTTGGGAAGACTTCTTAGACATGTGCGTAACCCAGGCTGGATTGTGGGCTTGTTTAAATATTGAACCTGAAAAATTACCTTCTGAGATCATGCCTACCGAGCCTTATCTCCTTGGTAGCCATGCTGGTTGTGCAGGTGCTTGGGTATGTGGTCCTAACGAAGATTGGGTACCTGAAGAATATAAAGCTCCTTGGAAAGAAATCGGGCTTTATAACAGAATGACCACCATAAAGGGTCTTTTCTGCGCTGGTGACACTGTTGGAGCTTCCGGACATAAGTTCTCCTCTGGTTCTCATGTAGAAGGACGTATTGCTGCTAAGGCTATGGTTCAGTACTGCCTTGATAACAAAGACTATACTCCAACCATCAAAGAAACTCCTGAAGAATTGAAGAAAGAGATCTATGCTCCTTGGTACAGGTTTGAAGAGTTTAAGAATGCTTCTACCCATTATGAAATCAACCCCAATTATCTTATTCCTCGTCATATTCAGGCAAGGCTTATGAAGATTATGGACGAATATGTGGCTGGTACTTCCACTTTCTATAAGACCAATAAAGTCATGCTTGAAAGAGGTCTTGACCTTCTCAGGATGCTTAAGGAAGACATGGAATATGCTGCTGCCAGAGACTTACATGAACTTATGAGGGCTTGGGAAAATAGACATCGTGTATGGACTGCTGAAGCTCACCTATTACACATTCTCTTCCGTGAAGAA
- the sat gene encoding sulfate adenylyltransferase — protein sequence MELYFNRPMPHGGRLVERVLKDKKAAKKIVQACEKAGAVYDIKPTLHYKRGTPVRNVYREIMSVCYGFFSPVEGSMTSAELESVLSKRRLLSGWVFPYPILFDISKEDYQKLGVDSGDRLLLRLKGKPFAILDIEEVYEIDPAELADRTFGTPEANPEVVKERFDDKHPGWVIYRSHQPVILAGKFTIINEPIFKPPFDRFWIPPRKCREIFEERGWRTAIAHQTRNVPHVGHEMLMKAAAFTGDVEPCHGILVNAIIGVKRRGDYPDEAILEAHDMVNKAGYIKPNRHLVSFTLWDMRYGNPLESLLHGIIRQNMGCTHHMFGRDHAAVGEYYDKFATQILWLKGIPSYGFDKPPTQVEGGLQIRPQNMREFWYCPKCKEMAYSENCGHDKEKQKLSGSLIRGLVAEGVQPPAIIMRPEVFKTIVKWWKKFNYPFVNEKYVQYKEETLEVDVPDID from the coding sequence ATGGAACTTTATTTTAACAGACCCATGCCTCATGGTGGGCGCTTAGTAGAAAGGGTGCTCAAGGATAAAAAAGCGGCCAAAAAGATTGTGCAGGCTTGTGAAAAGGCGGGTGCAGTTTACGACATTAAGCCCACCCTGCATTACAAGAGAGGGACACCGGTAAGAAATGTTTATCGTGAAATCATGTCTGTTTGTTATGGATTTTTTAGTCCTGTGGAAGGTTCTATGACTTCTGCGGAGTTAGAGTCTGTACTTTCTAAAAGAAGGTTGTTAAGTGGTTGGGTTTTCCCTTATCCTATTCTTTTTGACATATCAAAGGAAGACTATCAGAAGCTTGGTGTAGATTCAGGAGACAGATTGCTTCTTAGGTTAAAAGGAAAGCCTTTTGCTATTTTAGACATTGAAGAGGTTTATGAGATAGACCCAGCAGAGCTTGCTGATAGAACCTTTGGAACTCCTGAGGCTAATCCCGAAGTAGTAAAAGAAAGATTTGATGATAAACATCCTGGGTGGGTTATTTATAGAAGCCATCAGCCTGTTATTTTAGCTGGAAAGTTTACTATTATTAACGAGCCTATTTTTAAACCACCTTTTGATAGGTTCTGGATTCCTCCAAGGAAATGTAGAGAGATTTTTGAGGAAAGAGGTTGGAGAACTGCTATCGCTCATCAGACCAGAAACGTGCCTCACGTTGGGCATGAAATGCTTATGAAGGCAGCAGCTTTTACTGGTGATGTGGAGCCTTGTCATGGTATTTTGGTAAATGCTATTATCGGTGTTAAAAGAAGGGGAGATTATCCTGATGAGGCTATTTTAGAGGCTCATGACATGGTGAATAAGGCTGGTTATATTAAGCCCAATAGGCATCTTGTGTCCTTTACTCTTTGGGACATGAGGTATGGTAACCCCTTAGAGAGTTTACTCCATGGTATCATCAGGCAGAATATGGGTTGTACTCATCACATGTTTGGTAGGGACCACGCAGCCGTAGGCGAGTACTATGATAAATTTGCTACTCAGATACTTTGGCTTAAGGGTATTCCAAGTTATGGTTTTGATAAACCTCCTACACAAGTTGAGGGTGGTTTACAGATTAGGCCTCAGAATATGAGAGAATTTTGGTATTGTCCAAAATGCAAGGAAATGGCTTACAGTGAAAATTGCGGACATGATAAAGAAAAGCAGAAGCTTAGCGGTAGTTTAATTAGGGGTTTGGTAGCCGAGGGTGTTCAGCCTCCAGCTATCATCATGAGGCCTGAGGTGTTTAAGACCATCGTTAAATGGTGGAAAAAGTTTAACTATCCTTTTGTTAACGAGAAGTATGTCCAGTATAAGGAAGAGACCTTGGAAGTTGATGTTCCTGACATTGATTAA
- a CDS encoding exodeoxyribonuclease V subunit beta — protein MGSNIILYKASAGSGKTYNLALKFLEFVSKEGKESLRNLLAITFTNKAAFEMKQRIITFLKEIVKQTEKGKDLSAQLNLSPEKAEELLVYLFSNYDYLQVKTIDSFLLTLYKAISYELGLETDFKVSTYIKEELIEKALTSFYPYIEQDKDLKDLLEKFIETLLMDKESLKINFKNTFVLDLKKILEKITYHKELLTFLNKEELIQHLEERGKIYFKFYSVLRRFLEQTFFEEKEIFIGLWKEKIASFLLKEEQGILPWVYVKLGNLKGVIIDEFQDTDRLQWEALQPIIEDLVSKQGLLVCAGDPKQSIFQWRGGDPTLFKEVLERFKYYEIKEEVLSNNYRSSRVVIEFNNRFFEKLKEEPITQEALVDLVFAKRDNEEDKKKVLKSITNEFQTTFEHVSQNPVQTYKGRVEVRTISIDKTASDSFVEKAKEEILRILEELKPQEGLKDVALLLRENKEVIEFSSFLISQGFHVLSSSSLHLKESLAVNTLVSILKFIAYPDDEVSLATCLSGPAFPEGKEILEEYLSWLINGNSFTLLSFLKDIKADFWKTRLSPLLSLKKGLSLYKLVLELVKTLEIEKQFPLELAYLYKFLTVVFTLDRRGEGLEEFLLYWEKYSEDELDIPQVENCIKVLTLHKAKGLEFETVILPLGWTENRFSSDLKLVFYNGKVFYGKKEELPEEGKLGWYLDKAKNRLELLNLLYVGLTRAKKNLFILCPDQIGGFSPIIKIFRKVYDLLEKENLEINNSFSS, from the coding sequence ATGGGGTCAAACATCATTCTCTATAAAGCCAGTGCAGGTAGTGGTAAAACCTACAACTTAGCCTTAAAATTTCTTGAGTTTGTTTCTAAAGAAGGTAAAGAGTCGTTAAGGAACCTTTTAGCGATCACTTTTACTAACAAAGCCGCTTTTGAGATGAAGCAGAGGATAATAACCTTTTTAAAAGAAATAGTTAAACAAACTGAAAAAGGCAAAGATTTAAGTGCTCAACTAAACCTTTCTCCTGAAAAAGCAGAAGAACTTTTGGTTTACCTTTTTTCTAACTATGATTACCTTCAGGTAAAAACCATAGATAGTTTTTTGCTGACCCTTTATAAAGCTATTTCATATGAACTTGGATTAGAAACAGACTTTAAGGTTAGCACTTATATCAAAGAAGAGCTTATAGAAAAGGCTCTTACCAGTTTTTACCCATACATCGAGCAAGACAAAGACCTAAAAGACCTTTTAGAAAAGTTTATCGAAACCTTATTGATGGATAAGGAAAGCCTTAAAATTAATTTTAAAAATACTTTTGTTTTAGATTTAAAAAAGATTTTAGAAAAAATTACCTATCATAAAGAACTTTTAACCTTTTTAAATAAAGAGGAGTTGATTCAACATTTAGAAGAAAGAGGAAAGATTTATTTTAAATTTTATTCGGTTCTGAGAAGATTTTTAGAACAAACCTTTTTTGAAGAAAAAGAAATTTTTATAGGGCTGTGGAAAGAAAAAATAGCCAGCTTTCTTTTGAAAGAAGAACAGGGGATTCTTCCTTGGGTTTATGTTAAGCTTGGTAATCTTAAAGGGGTCATCATAGATGAGTTTCAAGATACAGACCGCCTTCAATGGGAGGCCCTTCAGCCTATAATAGAGGATTTAGTAAGTAAACAAGGTCTTTTGGTTTGTGCCGGAGACCCTAAGCAGTCAATCTTTCAATGGAGAGGGGGAGACCCAACCCTTTTTAAAGAGGTTTTAGAAAGATTTAAATATTATGAGATAAAAGAAGAGGTTTTAAGTAATAACTACCGAAGTAGTAGGGTGGTAATAGAGTTTAACAACCGATTTTTTGAAAAACTTAAAGAAGAACCGATAACTCAAGAAGCTTTGGTAGACCTTGTTTTTGCAAAAAGAGATAACGAAGAGGACAAGAAAAAAGTTCTTAAAAGTATAACAAATGAATTCCAAACCACTTTTGAACATGTTTCTCAAAATCCGGTGCAAACCTATAAAGGTAGGGTAGAAGTAAGAACGATTAGTATAGATAAAACCGCTTCGGATAGTTTTGTAGAAAAGGCAAAAGAGGAGATTCTTAGGATTTTAGAAGAGCTTAAGCCTCAGGAAGGCTTAAAGGATGTAGCTTTATTACTTAGAGAAAACAAGGAGGTAATAGAGTTTTCCTCTTTCCTCATCTCGCAAGGATTTCATGTGTTATCAAGTTCCTCTTTACATCTAAAAGAATCTTTAGCAGTAAACACTTTGGTTTCTATACTAAAGTTTATAGCCTATCCAGACGATGAGGTTTCTCTTGCAACCTGTCTATCAGGCCCTGCTTTTCCTGAAGGTAAGGAAATTTTAGAAGAATACTTAAGTTGGCTGATTAACGGAAATAGTTTTACCCTTCTTTCTTTTCTCAAAGATATAAAAGCCGATTTTTGGAAAACCCGTCTGTCCCCACTTTTAAGCCTTAAAAAAGGTCTATCTTTATATAAACTGGTGTTAGAATTAGTGAAAACTTTAGAAATAGAAAAACAATTTCCTTTAGAATTAGCCTACCTTTATAAATTTTTAACGGTAGTGTTTACTTTAGATAGAAGAGGAGAAGGGCTTGAAGAGTTTTTATTGTATTGGGAAAAATATTCAGAGGATGAGCTTGACATTCCTCAAGTAGAAAATTGTATCAAGGTTTTAACCCTTCATAAGGCTAAAGGTTTAGAGTTTGAAACGGTAATCCTGCCTTTGGGATGGACAGAAAATCGGTTTAGCTCAGACCTTAAGTTGGTTTTTTATAATGGCAAGGTTTTTTACGGAAAAAAAGAAGAATTACCTGAAGAAGGAAAGTTGGGATGGTATTTAGACAAGGCAAAAAACAGGCTTGAACTTCTAAATCTTCTCTATGTGGGTCTTACTAGGGCTAAAAAAAACCTTTTTATTCTTTGCCCAGACCAAATAGGAGGTTTTTCTCCTATAATAAAGATTTTTAGAAAGGTTTATGATCTTTTAGAAAAAGAAAATTTAGAAATTAACAACTCTTTTAGTTCATAA
- the aprB gene encoding adenylyl-sulfate reductase subunit beta: MPSYVNPEKCDGCKGGDRTVCMYICPNDLMILDPEAMKAYNQEPDQCWECYSCVKSCPQGAIAIRHYADFAPLNGTCQPMRGTTDIMWTIKFRNGVVVRFKFPIRTTPEGSADPTVGKPAPDLSKINTNQLFTQVADGVEPKKPEAVLNKKFEVGALGKVAKY; the protein is encoded by the coding sequence ATGCCAAGTTATGTGAACCCTGAAAAGTGTGACGGTTGCAAGGGTGGTGACAGGACAGTTTGTATGTACATTTGTCCTAATGACCTTATGATTCTTGACCCTGAGGCTATGAAAGCTTATAACCAGGAGCCTGACCAGTGCTGGGAGTGCTACAGCTGTGTAAAAAGCTGTCCTCAGGGTGCTATAGCCATTAGGCACTATGCTGATTTTGCTCCTTTAAACGGAACTTGTCAGCCTATGCGTGGTACTACTGACATCATGTGGACCATTAAGTTTAGAAACGGTGTGGTTGTCAGGTTTAAGTTTCCTATTAGGACTACACCTGAAGGTTCTGCTGACCCAACCGTTGGCAAACCTGCTCCTGATTTATCTAAAATCAATACCAACCAGCTCTTTACTCAGGTAGCCGATGGTGTAGAACCTAAAAAGCCTGAAGCCGTTCTTAATAAGAAGTTTGAAGTTGGTGCTCTTGGTAAGGTTGCAAAATACTAA
- a CDS encoding DUF4198 domain-containing protein, producing MPFLGLLLLLLLLFPGVGFSYKVFLISLPDNYGAVNKEKLFYLGAAEPAFGLILDLKTPKNLYTILPNGTVEKPIFLKSEFFDKALNTKRIGYNVKFSPKTQGDHLFCLESDYTLLRDQTVGKFLVKTFFHVVKETHWEKLCGFELEIKPYTRPYGFRKHGVFWGQIWYKNKPLSSGEVEAEYFSPIFLKEEDLPKDSYGQINYPYLKKKVKLSKNGFFVVSLENPGWWVITFKVRSGEKTYGNQRYPFYLIHHFWLYVFPDKKEESILEYFEPPFKQK from the coding sequence ATGCCTTTTTTAGGGCTACTACTCCTTTTACTTTTGCTTTTTCCAGGAGTAGGGTTTAGTTATAAAGTTTTCCTAATATCTCTCCCTGACAACTATGGTGCAGTTAATAAGGAAAAACTTTTTTATCTTGGAGCAGCAGAACCGGCCTTTGGATTAATTTTAGACCTCAAAACCCCAAAAAACCTTTATACCATCCTACCTAACGGGACAGTCGAAAAACCTATTTTTTTAAAGAGTGAATTCTTTGATAAAGCGCTCAACACCAAAAGAATAGGCTATAACGTAAAATTTTCTCCTAAAACCCAAGGAGACCACCTCTTTTGTTTAGAAAGCGACTACACCTTACTTAGAGACCAAACAGTAGGGAAATTTTTGGTTAAAACCTTTTTTCATGTGGTAAAAGAAACCCATTGGGAAAAACTTTGTGGTTTTGAACTCGAAATCAAGCCTTATACCAGGCCTTATGGATTTAGAAAACATGGGGTTTTTTGGGGTCAAATCTGGTATAAAAATAAACCTTTATCCTCAGGGGAGGTAGAGGCTGAATATTTTTCTCCTATCTTTTTAAAAGAAGAAGACCTTCCTAAGGACTCTTACGGTCAGATAAACTATCCTTACCTTAAAAAGAAGGTAAAACTTTCTAAAAACGGTTTTTTTGTAGTTTCTTTAGAAAACCCTGGTTGGTGGGTAATAACCTTTAAGGTCCGTTCAGGAGAAAAGACTTACGGAAACCAAAGATATCCTTTTTATTTAATACATCATTTCTGGCTTTATGTATTTCCAGATAAAAAAGAAGAGAGCATTTTGGAATATTTCGAACCTCCCTTTAAGCAAAAATAA
- a CDS encoding HAD family hydrolase: MGILKLLVLDCDGVLFDSKQANTYFYNYILERVGRPPMTPEEIEFVHMHSVNECLAYLFRDIPEKLELAKNIQKEISYSLFFDYLVMEKGLKDFLSWAKNYLYIALCTNRTTSTYPLLSHFNLTEYFDYVMSAAIIPKNDPRALLQILEHFKVKPEETLYVGDSKVDETLCKTCKVPLVAFKNKELEADYYVENFYELKELLISKFSFSKRS; this comes from the coding sequence ATGGGCATACTAAAACTTTTGGTGTTAGACTGCGACGGTGTTCTGTTTGATTCCAAACAAGCTAATACCTATTTTTACAATTATATTTTAGAACGGGTAGGAAGGCCTCCTATGACCCCGGAAGAGATAGAATTTGTCCACATGCATTCAGTAAATGAGTGTTTAGCCTATCTTTTTAGGGATATCCCAGAAAAGCTTGAATTAGCTAAAAACATACAAAAAGAAATTTCTTATTCGCTTTTTTTTGACTATTTAGTCATGGAAAAGGGCCTTAAGGATTTTTTAAGCTGGGCCAAAAACTATTTATACATAGCTTTGTGCACCAACCGCACCACTTCTACCTATCCTTTATTGTCTCATTTCAACCTTACCGAATATTTTGATTATGTTATGAGTGCAGCTATCATTCCTAAAAACGACCCAAGAGCCCTTCTTCAAATCTTAGAACATTTTAAGGTAAAACCTGAAGAAACCCTTTATGTAGGTGATTCTAAGGTAGATGAGACACTTTGTAAAACCTGTAAAGTTCCTTTAGTAGCCTTTAAAAACAAGGAATTAGAAGCTGATTATTATGTAGAAAATTTTTATGAACTAAAAGAGTTGTTAATTTCTAAATTTTCTTTTTCTAAAAGATCATAA
- the ilvC gene encoding ketol-acid reductoisomerase — MKVYKDEDVSLEVLKGKTIAVLGYGSQGHAHALNLRDSGLNVIVGVRKGGKSYERAKKDGFEPVSVKEACEKADIIMILLPDQDQPSVYKNEIEPVLTSGKMLLFAHGFNIHYNQIVPPADVDVAMVAPKGPGHLVRREFTKGAGVPCLVAVHQDASGEAFQKALAYAKGIGGTRAGVIETTFKEETETDLFGEQVVLCGGVSALIKAGFETLVEAGYQPEVAYFECLHELKLIVDLIYEGGLSFMRYSISDTAEYGDLTRGPRIINEDVRFEMKRILEEIQTGEFAREWILENQAGRPVLNALRKIEREHPIEEVGKKLRAMMPWIKKPEE, encoded by the coding sequence ATGAAGGTTTATAAAGACGAAGATGTGAGTTTAGAGGTTTTAAAAGGGAAAACCATAGCGGTTTTAGGTTATGGAAGCCAAGGACATGCCCATGCTTTAAACTTAAGAGATTCTGGGCTTAACGTGATAGTTGGGGTTAGAAAAGGTGGAAAAAGCTATGAAAGAGCTAAAAAAGATGGCTTTGAACCTGTTTCTGTAAAAGAGGCCTGCGAAAAAGCTGACATTATTATGATACTCCTTCCAGACCAAGACCAGCCATCGGTTTATAAAAACGAAATAGAACCTGTCTTAACCTCTGGGAAGATGTTGCTTTTTGCCCATGGGTTTAACATTCATTATAACCAAATAGTGCCTCCTGCTGATGTGGACGTAGCTATGGTAGCCCCTAAAGGACCTGGGCATTTAGTTAGAAGGGAGTTTACTAAAGGTGCCGGTGTTCCCTGCTTGGTAGCTGTGCATCAGGACGCCTCAGGAGAGGCCTTTCAGAAGGCCTTAGCCTATGCTAAAGGTATAGGAGGAACTAGGGCCGGGGTTATAGAGACCACCTTTAAAGAAGAAACTGAAACAGACCTCTTTGGAGAGCAAGTAGTACTTTGTGGTGGAGTTAGCGCGCTTATCAAGGCAGGTTTTGAAACCTTAGTAGAAGCTGGATATCAGCCTGAGGTGGCTTATTTTGAGTGCCTTCATGAACTTAAGCTTATTGTAGACCTTATCTATGAAGGTGGACTTTCTTTTATGAGGTATTCTATTAGTGATACCGCTGAATATGGAGACCTTACCAGAGGCCCAAGGATTATCAACGAAGATGTAAGGTTTGAAATGAAGAGGATACTTGAGGAAATCCAAACCGGAGAATTTGCCAGAGAATGGATACTTGAAAATCAGGCAGGAAGACCGGTGCTAAACGCCCTGCGTAAAATAGAAAGAGAACATCCGATAGAAGAGGTGGGGAAAAAGCTTCGTGCCATGATGCCATGGATTAAAAAACCTGAAGAATAA
- a CDS encoding polyprenyl synthetase family protein, with amino-acid sequence MIVEKIKKEIGLIEENLKKFISSQVPFINQVSEYVLFAGGKRIRPLLTVICAKLFSPNLSENLYRTSILFEYLHAATLLHDDVVDSAEFRRGRKAARNLWGNQATILVGDYLYARALKLASELRNPEVMEVITETTLIMSEGEVLQLLNLYQTEISEEAYEEVIFRKTAALISACCEVGAIIGGASPAEREKLKNFGKYLGLSFQIIDDLLDYLSTETGKDLGRDFKEGKITLPVIYALKQASSEDKRRLLELLTLPEPKDEFFEEAKNLIEKNQGFKLAQEKALDYINQAKHSLDGIPENLYKQMLIFITDYLTNRKK; translated from the coding sequence ATGATCGTTGAAAAAATTAAAAAAGAGATCGGATTGATAGAAGAAAACCTAAAAAAATTTATTAGTTCTCAAGTGCCTTTTATCAATCAAGTAAGTGAGTATGTGCTTTTTGCTGGTGGTAAAAGAATAAGACCCCTTCTCACAGTAATTTGTGCTAAACTTTTTTCTCCTAATCTTTCAGAAAACCTATACCGCACTTCTATACTTTTTGAATATTTACATGCAGCAACACTATTACATGACGATGTAGTAGACTCAGCAGAATTTAGAAGAGGAAGAAAAGCAGCAAGAAATCTTTGGGGAAATCAAGCTACCATCTTAGTAGGAGATTATCTTTATGCCAGAGCCTTAAAACTTGCAAGTGAATTAAGAAATCCTGAAGTAATGGAAGTTATTACCGAAACCACCCTCATTATGAGCGAAGGAGAGGTGCTTCAGCTATTAAATCTTTATCAAACAGAGATCTCAGAAGAGGCATACGAAGAGGTTATTTTTAGAAAAACCGCAGCCCTTATATCTGCTTGTTGTGAAGTAGGGGCTATTATAGGTGGGGCTTCCCCTGCAGAAAGGGAAAAATTAAAAAATTTTGGGAAATACTTAGGGCTATCCTTTCAAATCATAGACGACCTTTTGGATTATCTTAGCACGGAAACAGGGAAAGACTTAGGGAGGGATTTTAAAGAAGGAAAAATTACCTTACCTGTAATCTATGCTTTAAAACAAGCCTCGTCAGAGGATAAAAGGAGGCTTTTAGAACTTTTAACCCTTCCTGAGCCTAAGGATGAATTTTTTGAAGAAGCTAAAAATCTTATAGAAAAAAATCAAGGGTTTAAACTTGCCCAAGAAAAGGCTTTAGATTATATTAATCAAGCTAAACATTCTTTGGATGGAATTCCAGAAAACCTTTATAAACAGATGCTTATTTTTATCACAGACTATCTTACTAATAGGAAGAAATAA